A stretch of Limanda limanda chromosome 7, fLimLim1.1, whole genome shotgun sequence DNA encodes these proteins:
- the znf740b gene encoding zinc finger protein 740b isoform X2, producing the protein MALMQANSMPGQKKMMSNLGQGHRASNESQQSHSHHHGHQVHHGQPHHSHMGHPSGGSCPPLLIRKDGDYHSSKLMDSKDMQANQNMQPKKKHKKSHKAKEKVEHLLPAVSMDDDSSLRVQKNFICDHCYGAYRSSYHLKRHILTHTGEKPYACDACDMRFIQRYHLDRHKRVHSGEKPYQCDRCHQTFSRTDRLLRHRRLCTVGVSKEESQYSQDSSNHPASWSPLQPSNNRLTV; encoded by the exons ATGGCCCTGATGCAAGCCAACAGCATGCCAGGCCAGAAGAAGATGATGTCAAACTTGGGCCAGGGACACAGGGCCAGCAACGAGAGCCAGCAGAGCCACTCACACCACCACGGACACCAGGTTCACCACGGGCAACCACACCACAGCCACATGGGCCATCCCTCAGGCGGGAGCTGTCCTCccctg TTAATCCGAAAGGACGGTGATTATCACTCATCAAAGCTGATGGACTCAAAGGACATGCAGGCAAACCAAAATATGCAACCCAAGAAGAAGCACAAAAAATCCCACAAAGCTAAAGAGAAAGTGGAG CATTTACTTCCAGCAGTGAGTATGGATGACGACAGTTCCTTGAGAGTGCAGAAGAACTTCATCTGTGACCACTGCTATGGAGCGTACCGGAGCAGCTACCACCTCAAGCgacacatactcacacatacAG GCGAAAAGCCGTATGCTTGTGATGCATGTGATATGCGGTTCATTCAGCGTTACCACCTTGACAGACACAAGAGGGTGCACAGCGGAGAGAAGCCGTACCAGTGTGATCGCTGTCATCAG ACCTTCTCCCGGACAGACAGGCTGCTGAGGCACCGGCGGCTCTGCACAGTCGGAGTGAGCAAAGAAGAGAGCCAGTACTCGCAGGACTCATCTAACCATCCGGCCTCCTGGAGCCCCCTACAGCCTTCCAACAACCGCCTAACTGTCTGA
- the copz1 gene encoding coatomer subunit zeta-1, with amino-acid sequence MDSPILEPSLYTVKAVLILDNDGDRLYAKYYDDTYPTVKEQKAFEKNIFNKTHRTDSEIALLEGLTVVYKSNIDLFFYVIGSSHENELMLMAVLNCLFDSLSQMLRKNVERRALLENMEGLFLAVDEIVDGGVILESDPQQVVHRVALRGDDVPLTEQTVTQVLQSAKEQIKWSLLR; translated from the exons ATGGATTCTCCCATACTG GAACCATCCTTATACACCGTGAAAGCAGTTCTGATCCTGGACAACGACGGAGACAGGCTGTATGCCAAG TATTATGATGACACGTACCCAACAGTGAAGGAGCAGAAGGCGTTTGAGAAGAACATattcaacaaaacacacaggacagaca GTGAGATAGCTTTACTCGAGGGTCTTACTGTTGTTTACAAGAGCAACATAGACCTCTTCTTTTATGTGATTGGAAGCTCACATGAAAATGag CTCATGCTCATGGCTGTTCTAAATTGCCTCTTTGATTCGCTCAGTCAGATGTTGAG GAAAAATGTTGAGAGGAGGGCGTTGTTGGAGAATATGGAGGGACTCTTCCTGGCTGTGGACGAGATTGTGGACGGAGG GGTGATCCTGGAGAGTGACCCGCAACAAGTTGTGCACCGTGTGGCTCTCAGA GGGGATGATGTGCCTTTGACGGAGCAGACGGTCACACAG GTTCTTCAGTCTGCCAAAGAACAGATCAAGTGGTCGCTTCTACGATAG
- the znf740b gene encoding zinc finger protein 740b isoform X1, with the protein MTHHSNSVRDHMKWAGLLGCEAVLSSMALMQANSMPGQKKMMSNLGQGHRASNESQQSHSHHHGHQVHHGQPHHSHMGHPSGGSCPPLLIRKDGDYHSSKLMDSKDMQANQNMQPKKKHKKSHKAKEKVEHLLPAVSMDDDSSLRVQKNFICDHCYGAYRSSYHLKRHILTHTGEKPYACDACDMRFIQRYHLDRHKRVHSGEKPYQCDRCHQTFSRTDRLLRHRRLCTVGVSKEESQYSQDSSNHPASWSPLQPSNNRLTV; encoded by the exons ATGACACACCATTCCAACTCTGTCCGAGACCATATGAAATGG GCCGGGTTGCTGGGTTGTGAGGCGGTGCTGTCCAGCATGGCCCTGATGCAAGCCAACAGCATGCCAGGCCAGAAGAAGATGATGTCAAACTTGGGCCAGGGACACAGGGCCAGCAACGAGAGCCAGCAGAGCCACTCACACCACCACGGACACCAGGTTCACCACGGGCAACCACACCACAGCCACATGGGCCATCCCTCAGGCGGGAGCTGTCCTCccctg TTAATCCGAAAGGACGGTGATTATCACTCATCAAAGCTGATGGACTCAAAGGACATGCAGGCAAACCAAAATATGCAACCCAAGAAGAAGCACAAAAAATCCCACAAAGCTAAAGAGAAAGTGGAG CATTTACTTCCAGCAGTGAGTATGGATGACGACAGTTCCTTGAGAGTGCAGAAGAACTTCATCTGTGACCACTGCTATGGAGCGTACCGGAGCAGCTACCACCTCAAGCgacacatactcacacatacAG GCGAAAAGCCGTATGCTTGTGATGCATGTGATATGCGGTTCATTCAGCGTTACCACCTTGACAGACACAAGAGGGTGCACAGCGGAGAGAAGCCGTACCAGTGTGATCGCTGTCATCAG ACCTTCTCCCGGACAGACAGGCTGCTGAGGCACCGGCGGCTCTGCACAGTCGGAGTGAGCAAAGAAGAGAGCCAGTACTCGCAGGACTCATCTAACCATCCGGCCTCCTGGAGCCCCCTACAGCCTTCCAACAACCGCCTAACTGTCTGA
- the nfe2 gene encoding transcription factor NF-E2 45 kDa subunit produces the protein MCSTANYVLPLRRTCETQAAPGRACGAPTPHGARPHGAHGPQDAEMDAAWQELMAISELQEFEVPAEGPYETQYQSMEPMVPMGVYGMAPCHSGLPPTYELSSADTYNRCYSEDVPACHHQGSSTGAVYGPSDYQLNQRMHPISSQPLPSLMAFRGQMNVSGDGQGHRRVNTCFSQGPSRHMQWTIHGQSSHVILTDDLESDSGLSLGSSPPLASPDNPVSAVLGHQSRETGITYRDGEPEHARRAQLHYSVDYQGQSYLHSSAHHSNFSAQNTLSHTQPETTTLRPLKHQSQAAALNDMYTESGSSSRGSSQFHMYTKPQGSSSTPAPLSRDERRAVSLKIPFPMEKIINLPVDDFNELLTQFTLTDNQMALVRDIRRRGKNKVAAQNCRKRKLESIIHLEQELNELQDQKEHLAQERLEFQHSLTFIKCRLTDLYAEVFTHLRDEDGQPYSIDDYSLQQTPDGKIYLVPHTTVPKRGQR, from the exons ATGTGTTCGACAGCCAACTATGTTCTCCCACTGAGGAGGACCTGTGAG ACCCAAGCTGCTCCAGGGAGGGCGTGTGGAGCGCCCACGCCTCATGGAGCCAGGCCTCATGGGGCTCATGGACCTCAGGACGCAGAGATGGATGCAGCTTGGCAGGAACTGATGGCCATCTCAGAGCTGCAG GAGTTCGAAGTCCCTGCTGAAGGCCCGTATGAAACACAGTACCAGTCCATGGAGCCCATGGTCCCGATGGGAGTGTACGGGATGGCCCCATGTCACTCTGGGCTTCCCCCCACCTATGAGCTCAGCTCTGCTGACACTTACAATAGATGTTACTCTGAAGACGTGCCCGCGTGCCATCATCAAGGAAGCAGCACAGGGGCAGTGTACGGACCATCTGATTATCAGCTCAATCAAAGAATGCACCCCATCTCCTCTCAACCACTGCCCTCGCTCATGGCCTTTAGGGGTCAGATGAATGTGTCAGGTGATGGCCAAGGACACAGGAGAGTCAACACTTGTTTCTCTCAGGGTCCGAGTCGGCACATGCAGTGGACTATACACGGACAAAGTTCACACGTTATTCTAACTGATGATCTGGAGTCAGACTCAGGTCTGTCTCTGGGTTCCAGTCCACCTCTGGCCTCCCCTGATAATCCTGTCAGTGCTGTCCTAGGTCACCAGAGTAGAGAAACAGGCATTACGTACAGAGATGGTGAACCTGAGCATGCCAGAAGAGCACAACTCCATTACTCAGTCGACTACCAGGGACAGTCATATTTACACTCAAGTGCACATCATTCAAATTTCTCAGCCCAGAACACTTTATCTCACACTCAACCTGAGACAACCACTCTGCGACCGTTAAAGCATCAGAGCCAGGCTGCTGCTCTGAATGACATGTACACTGAGTCCGGATCATCCAGCAGAGGGAGCTCACAATTTCACATGTACACAAAACCACAAGGAAGCAGCTCCACTCCTGCACCACTGAGCAGAGATGAGCGGCGGGCAGTGTCTCTGAAGATTCCCTTCCCCATGGAAAAGATCATCAATCTCCCTGTAGACGACTTCAATGAGCTCCTGACACAGTTCACTTTGACAGATAACCAAATGGCACTGGTCAGGGACATCAGGAGGCGGGGGAAGAACAAGGTGGCGGCACAGAActgcaggaagaggaagctTGAGAGCATAATTCACCTTGAACAAGAGCTGAATGAGCTGCAGGACCAGAAGGAGCACCTGGCCCAGGAGAGACTGGAGTTCCAGCACAGCCTGACCTTCATTAAATGCCGCCTCACAGACCTCTATGCAGAGGTATTCACTCACTTGCGAGACGAAGACGGACAACCATACTCAATAGATGATTACTCCCTGCAACAGACACCTGATGGTAAAATTTACCTGGTACCTCACACAACTGTGCCAAAGAGAGGGCAGCGCTGA